A stretch of the Actinotalea sp. JY-7876 genome encodes the following:
- a CDS encoding 3-methyladenine DNA glycosylase → MLTTTPTVLAREAWDGLARAHADRADALTAARRARRAAGTKDAVEDFLYDYYGVTPARLRRWHPGAGVGLETAGEAPPHATWRWYATTDGVVRLDVRAWLAERGDTVRYVHRLLAATAGRPVYTGCLGLHEWAMVYRQPDQERRHGLPLRLGASGTDAVVEQHPVRCSHIDAFRFFTPEAVPRNELRPTRETQVDLDQPGCLHVNMDCLKWALKLGPAVPGELLLDCFGLAAEIRVLDMRASPYDVSSLGHSAVPIETPEGKRTYVAAQRELAERAAVLRSRLVAVCADVLGP, encoded by the coding sequence GTGCTCACGACCACACCGACCGTGCTGGCGCGCGAGGCCTGGGACGGCCTCGCACGAGCCCACGCCGACCGCGCCGACGCGCTGACCGCGGCCCGGCGCGCCCGCCGCGCCGCGGGCACGAAGGACGCCGTCGAGGACTTCCTCTACGACTACTACGGCGTGACGCCCGCCCGGCTGCGGCGGTGGCACCCGGGCGCCGGCGTGGGCCTCGAGACGGCCGGCGAGGCGCCGCCGCACGCGACGTGGCGCTGGTACGCGACCACGGACGGCGTCGTCCGCCTCGACGTGCGCGCCTGGCTCGCCGAGCGCGGGGACACCGTGCGCTACGTCCACCGCCTCCTCGCGGCGACGGCCGGGCGACCGGTCTACACCGGCTGCCTCGGCCTGCACGAGTGGGCGATGGTCTACCGGCAGCCCGACCAGGAGCGGCGCCACGGGCTGCCCCTGCGCCTCGGCGCGTCCGGCACGGACGCCGTGGTCGAGCAGCACCCGGTGCGCTGCTCGCACATCGACGCCTTCCGCTTCTTCACGCCCGAGGCGGTCCCCCGCAACGAGCTGCGACCGACGCGCGAGACCCAGGTCGACCTCGACCAGCCCGGCTGCCTGCACGTCAACATGGACTGCCTCAAGTGGGCGCTCAAGCTCGGCCCGGCCGTCCCGGGCGAGCTCCTCCTGGACTGCTTCGGGCTCGCGGCGGAGATCCGGGTCCTGGACATGCGCGCGTCGCCGTACGACGTCTCCTCGCTCGGCCACTCGGCCGTCCCCATCGAGACGCCCGAGGGCAAGCGGACCTACGTCGCGGCCCAGCGCGAGCTCGCCGAGCGGGCCGCCGTCCTGCGGTCCCGGCTCGTGGCCGTGTGCGCGGACGTGCTCGGGCCCTGA
- a CDS encoding DEAD/DEAH box helicase yields the protein MSHTALEAPAVSPPRLVDRLPADADPDALYEAFTGWAEDHGFELYPAQQEAVLELVTGSHVILATPTGSGKSLVAMAAHFVALAQGRRTFYTAPLKALVSEKFFALVAAFGAENVGMMTGDSSVNPGAPIICCTAEILANIALRTGGERTGDPLADALPDDDPAVPGDDAVGQVVMDEFHFYADPQRGWAWQVPLLELPRTQFLLMSATLGDVSFFVDDLERRTGTPVAAVTSSERPVPLTFSYVVEPLHEVVEELVTTRRAPVYLVHFTQAAAAEQAQALLSTTVASRAQRDAIAAELGDFRFGTGFGKTLSRLLRHGVGVHHAGMLPRYRRVVERLTQQGLLTVVCGTDTLGVGINVPIRTVVLTSLVKYDGTRMRHLSAREFHQIAGRAGRAGYDTLGEVLVMAPEHVIENRKLLAKAGDDPKKLKKIVRKKAPEGAVNWTDKTFERLRDADPEPLTSSFTVTHAMVLNVLARRGDPVAAMTRLLRENHEPEAAKGRHVRQAVAVYRSLRAAGVVERVTLPDGRRTVRLTVDVPPDFALNQALSPFAYAALDVLDRESPTYALDVLSVIESTLDDPRQVLMAQERKARGEAIGAMKAEGYDYDERMAALEDVSYPKPLAEVLEATFAIYRQTNPWVADHEISPKSVVRDMAERAMTFTEYVSVYGLERTEGVLLRYLADAYRAVRQTVPAERRDEQLEDLVEWLGALVRGTDSSLLDEWERLSNPAAVEAEGAAPTEVAPPALTGNVRALRVLVRNALFRRVELVARERWEALGALGDVDADGERWTAERWRDALDPYFDEHDDVGTGPAARGPALLLLTEGATRWEVRQLLDDPAGDHDWRIDAVVDLAASDERGEVALTITAAGRL from the coding sequence GTGAGCCACACCGCGCTTGAGGCGCCCGCCGTCAGCCCGCCGCGCCTGGTGGACCGCCTGCCCGCCGACGCCGACCCGGACGCGCTCTACGAGGCGTTCACCGGCTGGGCGGAGGACCACGGCTTCGAGCTCTACCCGGCCCAGCAGGAGGCCGTGCTCGAGCTGGTCACCGGCTCGCACGTGATCCTCGCGACGCCGACGGGCTCGGGGAAGTCGCTCGTCGCCATGGCGGCGCACTTCGTCGCCCTCGCCCAGGGGCGCCGCACCTTCTACACGGCGCCGCTCAAGGCCCTGGTGAGCGAGAAGTTCTTCGCGCTCGTGGCGGCCTTCGGCGCCGAGAACGTCGGCATGATGACCGGCGACAGCAGCGTGAACCCCGGCGCGCCGATCATCTGCTGCACCGCGGAGATCCTCGCCAACATCGCGCTGCGCACCGGCGGCGAGCGCACCGGCGACCCGCTCGCCGACGCGCTGCCCGACGACGACCCGGCCGTCCCGGGCGACGACGCCGTCGGGCAGGTCGTCATGGACGAGTTCCACTTCTACGCCGACCCGCAGCGCGGGTGGGCGTGGCAGGTGCCCCTGCTCGAGCTGCCCCGCACGCAGTTCCTGCTCATGTCCGCCACCCTGGGTGACGTCAGCTTCTTCGTCGACGACCTCGAGCGGCGCACGGGCACGCCGGTGGCCGCCGTGACGAGCAGCGAGCGGCCGGTGCCGCTGACGTTCTCCTACGTCGTGGAGCCGCTGCACGAGGTCGTGGAGGAGCTCGTCACGACCCGGCGCGCGCCCGTCTACCTCGTGCACTTCACGCAGGCCGCGGCCGCCGAGCAGGCGCAGGCGCTGCTCTCCACCACCGTGGCGTCCCGCGCGCAGCGCGACGCGATCGCGGCCGAGCTGGGCGACTTCCGCTTCGGCACGGGCTTCGGCAAGACGCTGTCCCGGCTCCTGCGGCACGGCGTGGGCGTGCACCACGCGGGCATGCTGCCGCGCTACCGGCGGGTGGTGGAGCGGCTCACGCAGCAGGGCCTGCTTACGGTCGTGTGCGGCACCGACACCCTCGGCGTCGGCATCAACGTCCCGATCCGGACCGTGGTGCTCACGTCGCTCGTCAAGTACGACGGCACCCGGATGCGGCACCTCAGCGCGCGGGAGTTCCACCAGATCGCGGGCCGCGCCGGCCGCGCCGGGTACGACACGCTCGGCGAGGTGCTGGTCATGGCGCCGGAGCACGTCATCGAGAACCGCAAGCTGCTGGCCAAGGCCGGGGACGACCCGAAGAAGCTCAAGAAGATCGTGCGGAAGAAGGCGCCCGAGGGCGCCGTCAACTGGACGGACAAGACGTTCGAGCGGCTGCGCGACGCCGACCCCGAGCCGCTGACCTCGAGCTTCACCGTGACCCACGCGATGGTGCTCAACGTCCTGGCGCGGCGCGGGGACCCGGTCGCGGCCATGACGCGCCTGCTGCGCGAGAACCACGAGCCCGAGGCGGCCAAGGGCCGGCACGTGCGCCAGGCGGTCGCCGTCTACCGCTCGCTGCGCGCGGCGGGCGTCGTCGAGCGCGTCACCCTGCCGGACGGGCGCCGCACCGTGCGGCTCACGGTCGACGTCCCGCCGGACTTCGCGCTCAACCAGGCGCTGTCGCCGTTCGCCTACGCCGCGCTCGACGTCCTGGACCGCGAGTCGCCCACCTACGCCCTCGACGTCCTGTCCGTCATCGAGTCCACGCTCGACGACCCCCGCCAGGTGCTCATGGCGCAGGAGCGCAAGGCCCGCGGGGAGGCGATCGGCGCGATGAAGGCCGAGGGCTACGACTACGACGAGCGCATGGCGGCGCTCGAGGACGTCAGCTACCCCAAGCCGCTCGCCGAGGTGCTCGAGGCGACCTTCGCGATCTACCGGCAGACCAACCCGTGGGTCGCGGACCACGAGATCTCCCCCAAGTCGGTGGTGCGGGACATGGCCGAGCGCGCCATGACCTTCACGGAGTACGTGTCCGTCTACGGGCTCGAGCGCACCGAGGGCGTGCTGCTGCGCTACCTCGCCGACGCCTACCGCGCCGTGCGGCAGACCGTGCCGGCCGAGCGCCGCGACGAGCAGCTCGAGGACCTGGTGGAGTGGCTCGGGGCCCTCGTGCGCGGCACGGACTCGAGCCTGCTCGACGAGTGGGAGCGCCTGAGCAACCCCGCCGCGGTCGAGGCCGAGGGCGCGGCGCCGACCGAGGTCGCTCCCCCGGCCCTGACGGGCAACGTCCGTGCGCTGCGCGTGCTCGTGCGCAACGCCCTGTTCCGGCGGGTCGAGCTCGTCGCACGGGAGCGCTGGGAGGCGCTCGGCGCGCTGGGCGACGTCGACGCCGACGGCGAGCGGTGGACCGCCGAGCGGTGGCGCGACGCGCTGGACCCCTACTTCGACGAGCACGACGACGTGGGCACGGGTCCGGCCGCGCGCGGCCCGGCGCTGCTGCTCCTCACCGAGGGGGCGACGCGGTGGGAGGTCCGCCAGCTGCTGGACGACCCGGCGGGCGACCACGACTGGCGCATCGACGCTGTCGTCGACCTGGCCGCGAGCGACGAGCGCGGCGAGGTCGCGCTCACGATCACCGCCGCCGGCCGGCTCTGA
- a CDS encoding fumarylacetoacetate hydrolase family protein has translation MRIARFTTGGDPRYALVDGEAGSEELVVISGDPIYMPVQPTGERVPLSRDDVRLLAPVIPRSKIIGVGRNYAEHAAEMGNDVPTSPLLFLKPNTSVVGPDDPIVLPPWSQEIHHEAELAVVIGKVTKDVTPERALDQVFGFTVANDVTARDAQRTDGQWARAKGFDSSCPLGPWIVPGLDVDDLAVRARVNGETRQDGRTSQLIFDVATLVSYVSEAFTLLPGDVILTGTPAGVGPVVHGDVVEVEVEEIGVLRNPVVRRD, from the coding sequence GTGCGCATCGCGAGGTTCACGACCGGCGGGGATCCCCGCTACGCCCTGGTCGACGGCGAGGCGGGCTCCGAGGAGCTCGTCGTCATCTCCGGCGACCCCATCTACATGCCGGTGCAGCCCACCGGCGAGCGCGTGCCGCTGTCGCGCGACGACGTGCGGCTGCTCGCGCCGGTCATCCCCAGGTCGAAGATCATCGGAGTCGGGCGCAACTACGCCGAGCACGCCGCCGAGATGGGCAACGACGTCCCCACGTCCCCGCTGCTGTTCCTCAAGCCGAACACCAGCGTGGTCGGGCCCGACGACCCGATCGTGCTGCCGCCGTGGTCGCAGGAGATCCACCACGAGGCCGAGCTGGCCGTCGTGATCGGCAAGGTGACCAAGGACGTCACGCCCGAGCGCGCGCTGGACCAGGTCTTCGGCTTCACCGTGGCCAACGACGTCACCGCGCGTGACGCCCAGCGCACCGACGGGCAGTGGGCGCGCGCCAAGGGCTTCGACTCCTCGTGCCCGCTCGGGCCGTGGATCGTCCCAGGGCTCGACGTCGACGACCTCGCCGTGCGCGCGCGGGTCAACGGCGAGACGCGGCAGGACGGGCGCACGTCGCAGCTGATCTTCGACGTCGCGACGCTCGTGTCGTACGTGTCCGAGGCGTTCACGCTGCTGCCCGGCGACGTCATCCTCACCGGCACCCCGGCCGGTGTGGGACCGGTCGTGCACGGCGACGTGGTCGAGGTCGAGGTCGAGGAGATCGGCGTCCTGCGCAACCCGGTCGTCCGCCGGGACTGA
- a CDS encoding YqjF family protein, with protein sequence MARARVEAVSVTPPPLPGPALMRQAWLDLTFVHWRVDPADVAPLLPPGTVPDVHDGSSWLGLVPFRTSGGGLARGPAVPWLGAFAETNVRLYCVDVRGRRGVVFRTMEAARLGFVLGARWTAGLPYAWARMRVVERDGVLTYTSRRRWPRSPAASARVVVRPGAPRPAGDPLDAFLTARWALHSERLGRTLYLRNRHEPWPLQDAELLALDASLVDACALPVGPRPPDSVLFSRGVHAVFGPPSTAPRDR encoded by the coding sequence ATGGCGAGGGCGCGGGTCGAGGCCGTGTCCGTGACGCCCCCGCCGCTGCCCGGCCCGGCGCTGATGCGCCAGGCATGGCTCGACCTGACGTTCGTGCACTGGCGGGTGGACCCGGCCGACGTCGCACCGCTCCTGCCGCCGGGCACGGTGCCCGACGTCCACGACGGCTCGAGCTGGCTCGGCCTGGTGCCCTTCCGCACCTCCGGCGGCGGCCTCGCGCGCGGGCCGGCGGTGCCGTGGCTCGGCGCCTTCGCGGAGACGAACGTCCGCCTGTACTGCGTGGACGTGCGCGGGCGGCGCGGCGTGGTGTTCCGGACGATGGAGGCGGCCCGCCTCGGCTTCGTCCTCGGCGCCCGGTGGACGGCGGGGCTGCCCTACGCCTGGGCCCGGATGCGCGTCGTCGAGCGCGACGGGGTGCTGACCTACACCTCGCGCCGGCGGTGGCCGCGGTCGCCCGCGGCGAGCGCCCGCGTCGTCGTGCGGCCCGGCGCGCCCCGGCCGGCGGGCGACCCGCTGGACGCCTTCCTCACCGCCCGGTGGGCGCTGCACAGCGAGCGCCTGGGCCGCACGCTCTACCTGCGCAACCGGCACGAGCCGTGGCCGCTGCAGGACGCGGAGCTGCTCGCCCTCGACGCGTCGCTGGTCGACGCGTGCGCCCTCCCCGTCGGCCCGCGCCCGCCCGACTCGGTGCTGTTCTCACGCGGGGTCCACGCCGTGTTCGGCCCGCCGTCCACCGCACCGCGGGACCGGTGA
- a CDS encoding maleylpyruvate isomerase family mycothiol-dependent enzyme, with translation MTDLALLLDDIRGTDQRLLAAVDQLTDDDVRAPSRLPGWTRGHVLAHLVGVAGGAARQLEHAVAGTERVDFYDGGRAGRDAAIELGARAGAGEHREQLRAALERLETALAAVGPDVLDVTTGYRDRPVSAVLTMWWREAEVHAVDLDLPGLTTAAWTTGLRAHLVDYLADRVPDGVRLDLAATDRPAERRTVGAADGAVVTVRGTADDLVLWLAGREPAGPVAAERDGVAVPLPELRPWP, from the coding sequence ATGACGGACCTCGCCCTGCTCCTCGACGACATCCGCGGCACCGACCAGCGGCTCCTCGCTGCCGTGGACCAGCTCACCGACGACGACGTCCGCGCCCCGTCGCGCCTGCCGGGCTGGACGCGCGGCCACGTGCTGGCCCACCTGGTCGGCGTCGCCGGCGGAGCGGCCCGCCAGCTCGAGCACGCCGTCGCCGGGACGGAGCGCGTCGACTTCTACGACGGCGGCCGCGCCGGGCGCGACGCCGCGATCGAGCTCGGCGCGCGGGCCGGTGCCGGCGAGCATCGCGAGCAGCTGCGCGCGGCGCTCGAGCGCCTCGAGACGGCGCTCGCGGCCGTCGGGCCGGACGTGCTGGACGTCACCACCGGGTACCGCGACCGGCCCGTCAGCGCCGTCCTGACGATGTGGTGGCGCGAGGCCGAGGTGCACGCCGTCGACCTTGACCTGCCCGGGCTGACCACCGCGGCGTGGACCACGGGCCTGCGCGCGCACCTGGTGGACTACCTCGCGGACCGCGTCCCCGACGGCGTCCGGCTCGACCTCGCGGCGACGGACCGGCCCGCCGAGCGCCGCACGGTCGGCGCTGCCGACGGCGCGGTGGTCACCGTCCGCGGGACGGCCGACGACCTCGTGCTCTGGCTCGCCGGGCGTGAGCCCGCCGGTCCTGTCGCGGCCGAGCGGGACGGCGTCGCCGTGCCGCTGCCCGAGCTCCGGCCGTGGCCCTGA
- a CDS encoding GNAT family N-acetyltransferase → MTRDVTSSTEAVVRQVWAGRLRTTPRTLETAGPVFIERPDLTAAVVVRLRGTIAVAAPEGALSLLRHLESPQLLDVAALLGALEPARPSLLGAASLSFADRGTVSRGGEGTARAATGAEIAAVLCRCSAAEVEESGLARMSTRCVVHADTGAPAAAAGYETWGSALAHLGVAVADGSRGRGLGAQAAAAATLHALGAGLVPQWRCRVDNVASARVAESVGFVRLGDQVAIDLAPSP, encoded by the coding sequence GTGACACGCGACGTGACGTCCTCCACCGAGGCGGTCGTGCGGCAGGTGTGGGCCGGGCGGCTGCGGACCACGCCTCGGACACTCGAGACGGCCGGACCGGTGTTCATCGAGCGGCCCGACCTGACCGCAGCGGTGGTGGTCCGGCTCCGCGGGACGATCGCGGTCGCGGCGCCCGAGGGTGCCCTCTCCCTCCTGCGGCACCTGGAGTCGCCGCAGCTGCTCGACGTCGCCGCCCTGCTCGGCGCGTTGGAGCCCGCGCGGCCGAGCCTGCTCGGGGCCGCCTCACTGTCCTTCGCCGATCGCGGCACGGTGTCGCGGGGCGGGGAGGGCACCGCTCGGGCAGCCACCGGGGCCGAGATCGCGGCGGTCCTCTGCCGGTGCTCCGCGGCCGAGGTGGAGGAGAGCGGTCTGGCCCGCATGAGCACGCGGTGCGTGGTTCACGCTGACACGGGGGCGCCCGCCGCCGCGGCGGGCTACGAGACCTGGGGCAGCGCCCTGGCCCACCTCGGCGTCGCGGTCGCCGACGGCTCCCGCGGCCGAGGTCTCGGCGCTCAGGCGGCCGCCGCGGCCACGCTGCACGCCCTCGGCGCCGGCCTGGTGCCGCAGTGGCGTTGCCGCGTGGACAACGTCGCGTCGGCGCGCGTGGCGGAGAGCGTCGGGTTCGTCCGCCTCGGTGACCAGGTCGCGATCGACCTGGCCCCGTCGCCGTAG
- a CDS encoding HNH endonuclease signature motif containing protein, producing MSSPPPFPAAPPAPAAVDARAWTARHPLAAALMAAAPGPELAADVAALEPADLDDAALVEAVAAWERVVSWASGRQARVLAELARRRVGERADHLGDEVAARLCTTRAVAQATVGFALGLERLPAVADALDRGDVDVRRAALLADELGRLPDDVARDLAEHLMPTAVTSTVPRLRAALRRMELLRDPDAAVVRHRRACEERRVELLPAPDAMAWVSAFLPAPDAVALHTTLTVLAEQQDRDEDRRTLDQRRADALVDLATRWLDAGTHPAGTPLRTRQGRRPHLTITATAESLLGLTDAPAVLDGYGVVPGGLARRIAAGSTWEPLLVRAGSGEPLARSSRRYRPTTSLRDAVVERDRTCTFIGCRMPAERCDVDHVEPYDPAGPDDQTRIENLQALCRHHHRAKTHGGWQVRREDATDPGAGASVPAATGSAASGTVAAGGTVAAGGTVAAGGTVWTSPTGHMYRRPPEHPPPEDGWIHLQAVPGESEAWGPEEPEPPPPF from the coding sequence ATGTCCAGTCCCCCGCCCTTCCCGGCCGCGCCACCGGCGCCCGCCGCGGTCGACGCGCGCGCCTGGACGGCGCGGCACCCGCTCGCCGCCGCGCTGATGGCGGCGGCGCCCGGTCCGGAGCTCGCCGCCGACGTCGCCGCGCTCGAGCCCGCCGACCTCGACGACGCCGCGCTCGTCGAGGCCGTCGCGGCGTGGGAACGAGTGGTGTCGTGGGCGTCGGGTCGCCAGGCTCGCGTGCTGGCGGAGCTCGCGCGCCGCCGCGTCGGCGAGCGGGCCGACCACCTGGGCGACGAGGTCGCCGCGCGGCTGTGCACGACCCGTGCCGTCGCGCAGGCCACGGTGGGGTTCGCCCTCGGGCTCGAGCGCCTGCCCGCCGTGGCGGACGCGCTGGACCGCGGGGACGTCGACGTCCGGCGCGCCGCGCTGCTCGCTGACGAGCTGGGCCGCCTGCCGGACGACGTCGCCCGCGACCTCGCGGAGCACCTGATGCCCACGGCCGTCACCTCGACGGTGCCGCGGCTGCGGGCCGCGCTCCGGCGGATGGAGCTGCTGCGCGACCCCGACGCCGCCGTGGTCAGGCACCGCCGCGCGTGCGAGGAACGGCGGGTCGAGCTGCTCCCCGCCCCCGACGCGATGGCATGGGTCAGCGCCTTCCTCCCCGCGCCCGACGCAGTGGCCCTCCACACGACCCTGACCGTCCTGGCAGAGCAGCAGGACCGTGACGAGGACCGGCGGACGCTCGACCAGCGCCGCGCCGACGCGCTCGTCGACCTCGCCACCCGCTGGCTCGACGCCGGCACGCACCCGGCCGGGACGCCGCTGCGGACGCGGCAGGGCAGGCGGCCTCACCTGACCATCACCGCGACCGCGGAGTCGCTGCTCGGCCTCACGGACGCGCCGGCGGTCCTCGACGGCTACGGCGTCGTCCCCGGCGGTCTCGCGCGGCGGATCGCGGCGGGCTCGACGTGGGAGCCGCTCCTGGTCCGGGCGGGCAGTGGTGAACCGCTCGCCCGGTCGTCCCGCCGGTACCGGCCGACGACGTCGCTGCGCGACGCCGTGGTCGAACGGGACCGGACCTGCACGTTCATCGGCTGCCGCATGCCCGCGGAGCGGTGCGACGTCGACCACGTCGAGCCCTACGACCCGGCGGGTCCGGACGACCAGACGAGGATCGAGAACCTGCAGGCCCTCTGCCGCCACCACCACCGGGCGAAGACCCACGGCGGGTGGCAGGTCCGCCGCGAGGACGCGACGGATCCCGGCGCGGGAGCGAGCGTGCCCGCCGCCACAGGCTCAGCGGCGAGCGGCACGGTCGCGGCGGGCGGCACCGTCGCGGCCGGCGGCACCGTCGCGGCCGGCGGCACGGTGTGGACGTCGCCGACGGGTCACATGTACCGCCGTCCGCCGGAGCACCCGCCGCCCGAGGACGGCTGGATCCACCTGCAGGCGGTCCCGGGCGAGTCGGAGGCCTGGGGGCCGGAGGAGCCAGAACCTCCGCCGCCGTTCTGA
- a CDS encoding methyltransferase domain-containing protein yields MDGVSADVYTHGHHESVLRSHRWRTVENSAAYLVPALGAGQSVLDVGCGPGTVTIDLARRVAPGRVVGVDTSAAVIELAREAAGDLPNVEFRTGDAMALPFDDDAFDVVHAHQVLQHLSDPVSALREMRRVTRPGGVVAVRDADYSAMTWYPLSAGLDEWLALYHEVTDANRTEADAGRRLLSWAHASGFAPELVTSGADAWCYSSPEERVWWSGVWAERVTASAFAEQAVAYGLADDVALEVLADAWRAWGEAEDGWFAVLHGWVLARVPS; encoded by the coding sequence ATGGACGGCGTGAGCGCCGACGTGTACACCCATGGTCACCACGAGAGCGTGCTGCGGTCGCACCGCTGGCGGACCGTCGAGAACTCGGCGGCCTACCTCGTGCCGGCCCTCGGCGCCGGGCAGAGCGTGCTGGACGTCGGCTGCGGCCCGGGCACCGTGACGATCGACCTCGCGCGGCGCGTGGCCCCGGGGCGCGTCGTCGGCGTCGACACGTCGGCCGCCGTCATCGAGCTCGCGCGCGAGGCGGCGGGGGACCTGCCCAACGTGGAGTTCCGCACCGGCGACGCCATGGCCCTCCCGTTCGACGACGACGCGTTCGACGTCGTGCACGCGCACCAGGTGCTCCAGCACCTGTCCGACCCCGTCAGCGCCCTGCGCGAGATGCGCCGCGTGACGCGCCCGGGAGGCGTGGTCGCCGTGCGCGACGCCGACTACTCCGCCATGACCTGGTACCCGCTGAGCGCCGGCCTCGACGAGTGGCTCGCGCTCTACCACGAGGTCACCGACGCCAACCGGACCGAGGCGGACGCCGGCCGCCGGCTCCTGTCCTGGGCGCACGCGTCCGGCTTCGCCCCCGAGCTGGTGACGAGCGGCGCCGACGCGTGGTGCTACTCGAGCCCGGAGGAGCGCGTGTGGTGGTCCGGCGTCTGGGCCGAGCGCGTGACGGCCTCGGCGTTCGCCGAGCAGGCGGTGGCCTACGGCCTCGCGGACGACGTCGCCCTGGAGGTCCTCGCCGACGCGTGGCGCGCCTGGGGTGAGGCCGAGGACGGCTGGTTCGCCGTGCTCCACGGCTGGGTCCTGGCGCGCGTCCCGTCGTAG
- the rnhA gene encoding ribonuclease HI: protein MPSAPPPLTVVEMWTDGACKGNPGPGGWGAWMRSGERERELCGGEPETTNNRMELTAVIEGLRALTRRCAVTLHVDSTYVMHGMTRWLPGWKRNGWMTGSRTPVKNKDLWQALDEEVRGHDVTWVWVKGHAGDPGNERADALANRGVDVGLASVPR from the coding sequence ATGCCCAGCGCGCCGCCGCCCCTGACCGTCGTCGAGATGTGGACCGACGGTGCGTGCAAGGGCAACCCCGGACCGGGCGGCTGGGGCGCCTGGATGCGTTCGGGCGAGCGGGAGCGCGAGCTGTGCGGCGGCGAGCCGGAGACGACGAACAACCGCATGGAGCTCACCGCGGTCATCGAGGGCCTGCGCGCGCTCACCCGCCGGTGCGCCGTGACGCTGCACGTGGACTCCACCTACGTCATGCACGGCATGACGCGCTGGCTGCCGGGCTGGAAGCGCAACGGCTGGATGACCGGGTCGAGGACGCCGGTGAAGAACAAGGACCTGTGGCAGGCCCTGGACGAGGAGGTCCGCGGCCACGACGTGACGTGGGTCTGGGTCAAGGGCCACGCCGGCGACCCGGGGAACGAGCGCGCCGACGCGCTCGCGAACCGCGGGGTCGACGTCGGCCTGGCGTCGGTCCCGCGCTGA
- a CDS encoding heparan-alpha-glucosaminide N-acetyltransferase domain-containing protein, which translates to MQRIVAVDLLRGLAVLGMFAAHVGDAEGPWWSASGWLGVADGRSAATFALLAGVSAALLSGGPRPHVGARRRHAVVRVLARALLLWPLGAVMIALGTPVAVILPTYAVMFALVSLALGWRRRTLLAVAGLLVVLGPVVWVYARAATATSFVLGTPQPLDVLVGAHYPAVVWMAYLLVGVALGRTDLAADGAAPRLALTGLAAAVVGYGVGALGSARIAPQHTVRRALLAVEPHANSAPEVVGNIGVSLLLLAGCLVVSRYGSRLAAPLAATGALALTAYCAQLVAIAVLGDGVVWNASNVTLAAFVLVTLATTWAWRATLGRGPLERLLHEWSTVVADTLVPAGRRLVGVPAGTPPPPPPPVVTGAPR; encoded by the coding sequence GTGCAGCGCATCGTCGCGGTCGACCTCCTGCGGGGCCTCGCGGTCCTGGGCATGTTCGCGGCGCACGTGGGCGACGCCGAGGGCCCGTGGTGGTCGGCGTCGGGCTGGCTGGGCGTCGCCGACGGACGCTCGGCCGCCACCTTCGCGCTCCTGGCGGGCGTCTCGGCAGCGCTCCTGAGCGGCGGCCCGCGCCCGCACGTCGGCGCGCGCCGACGGCACGCCGTGGTCCGCGTCCTGGCCCGCGCCCTGCTGCTGTGGCCCCTGGGCGCGGTCATGATCGCCCTGGGCACGCCGGTCGCGGTGATCCTGCCGACGTACGCGGTGATGTTCGCGCTGGTCTCGCTCGCGCTCGGGTGGCGCCGCCGGACGCTGCTCGCCGTCGCGGGCCTCCTCGTCGTCCTCGGGCCGGTGGTCTGGGTCTACGCGCGCGCGGCGACCGCGACGTCGTTCGTGCTCGGGACCCCGCAACCGCTCGACGTGCTCGTCGGCGCCCACTACCCCGCCGTCGTGTGGATGGCGTACCTGCTCGTCGGCGTGGCGCTCGGCCGCACGGACCTCGCCGCCGACGGCGCCGCCCCGCGCCTGGCCCTCACGGGCCTCGCCGCGGCGGTGGTCGGGTACGGCGTCGGCGCGCTCGGCTCGGCGCGGATCGCGCCGCAGCACACCGTGCGCCGCGCGCTGCTCGCCGTCGAGCCGCACGCCAACTCGGCGCCCGAGGTCGTCGGCAACATCGGCGTCTCGCTCCTCCTGCTCGCCGGCTGCCTGGTGGTCTCCCGGTACGGCTCCCGCCTCGCGGCGCCGCTCGCGGCGACCGGTGCGCTCGCGCTCACCGCGTACTGCGCCCAGCTCGTCGCGATCGCCGTCCTCGGTGACGGCGTGGTGTGGAACGCGAGCAACGTGACTCTCGCGGCCTTCGTCCTCGTCACGCTCGCGACGACGTGGGCCTGGCGCGCGACGCTCGGCCGCGGCCCGCTCGAACGTCTGCTCCACGAGTGGTCCACCGTCGTCGCCGACACCCTCGTGCCCGCGGGACGCAGGCTCGTGGGCGTCCCGGCCGGCACGCCGCCCCCGCCCCCACCGCCCGTTGTGACGGGCGCACCCCGGTGA